ATGGAAAACAATGAATTCGCAATGGATAGCAGGGACAATTTATGAACAAAGAATGAAAGAACAGTAAGGTTCCAAGCATGATTACAATGCCCCATTCTTTTCTTACTTCCTCTGAAATTAAAAACTTTATAGATAGATATCTATTACCTTATATAGAGCAAACCGTGATTTATCCTCATTTAGGTATATGTGAGAGAGTCTTGTCACCAGGCCCATGAGTCTGAAGCCATTTTGCTGCAATTACATCGTTTCCTAGAGCATCTTTGGCAACTTGACCACCACTTCCTGCACCAGAGCTATAATTGTTCTCCGATTAAGAGTAAAATAAATATGTCAAAGAGATAATGATTTCTAATTCGCTTCCGTCTAAGCATAATTTTAGCCAAAGGACTTGTTGTATGCAAAAATTTATAATAGATTGGGTTGTTCGAGAGACCTACTTCTTATGCCTCTGTACAAAAGGCGAGTTCTTCGCATCCTCGATCCTTTGCAAAATTAGAACcctaaaacaaatcaaatcaaaaccctagctcATTGAAAGGGACTCATATTCACAAAATGAGAAAGAGAAATGGAGTGGAGTACCCAGTGAGACAGAGAGAGAACTTGGTGATGAGAATCCCGGTGATAGCGAAGCCGACGAGGAAAGGCCAATTCCAATTCCACTCGCGCTTGAAGAACACAAGCCAAGCATTGAACTTTCTCATCTTCgatgacttcttcttcttcctttcttacCAACCATCTCAAAAAGAGGAAGTCTCAGCTAAGAGAATGACTTGAAATTGGGGCCAAGGTAAAAAAAGATGGGCG
This portion of the Rosa chinensis cultivar Old Blush chromosome 1, RchiOBHm-V2, whole genome shotgun sequence genome encodes:
- the LOC112191517 gene encoding uncharacterized protein LOC112191517 is translated as MRKFNAWLVFFKREWNWNWPFLVGFAITGILITKFSLCLTGIEDAKNSPFVQRHKK